From Lucilia cuprina isolate Lc7/37 chromosome 4, ASM2204524v1, whole genome shotgun sequence:
tagcatgtaatagttctatagtgttatatggtgatgtccccatacttagagtggctaggatggtacttaatGTTAGATtcattgaataagaatcaatattctataattctaaataaaatttacacagaactccccaaatagatggtgtttccgtaatgtagtttttgtttatcaatacaaaatggccaaaaacctagattatttttgttataatatatatatttatacctgACTAGAcatttttctaggtccaaatccattgattatctaatatatcatgtatccaattcaaaattacttattattttcaaaatttaatcaaagaaacgatagatttaatgttaaatcaattattgataaattcttataggtatataggataataaatcggttaagaaatttcgttccactactaatatatctaaaaatgttattctaacatataggtgtaataaaaatattaaattttataaaataatgcagcaatattaaaaaaataacaaaaaacctaaaaaagcaaaatactttattgacctagaaaattaacaatacgttcacattttatcaaacatctcgttaattaatatcacgattttacttttaatggtagaaaattaatatataaaatattctttaaaaaatacaacaaacaaattgctttattttgctataaataactgttcagataaagttttttcttaaaatttataaaattttacataggcaaattacttaattgattcactgtatatacaaaattaattcaccttttttatttagtttaagattttttgtattattattttcaattatttatattcaaataatttttaattttctattacaaattatttaaaaaagtatttttttttattaaaatataagaaaacaaaGAATTAAGGAATAAATTAAatcgaataaaaaattatattaaatattaattcaattgttatatatattttttattagccAATGTCCAGCAATGTATCAAAATGTTATACGAATCCAAAAATGTGTTACATTTAATCAAGTTAAAGGTATTTTTGGCTTTGAAGATTCAGATCTTATTGGTAAAATTGGATTTCCCGCTGTACAGGCTGCTCCAGCTCTATCGAATACATTTCCTTTTATATTTGGTCATAGTAAGGTACACTGTTTAGTACCTTGTGCGATTGATCAAGATCCCTATTTTCGAATGTGTCGAGATGTGGCTCCACGTTTAGGTTATCCTAAATGTGCTTTAATACATTCATCATTTTTCCCTGCATTACAGGGtgcaaaatcaaaaatgtcAGCTAGTGAGGAAAATTCGGCTGTATTTTTAACAGATACAccgaaacaaattaaaaataaaattaataaatatgcattttcTGGTGGTCGTACTACCGTCGAGGAACACAGAAGCTTGGGTGGTAATCCAGATATTGATGTGTCTTATCAATTGCTAAAATTCTTTATGGAGGATGATGAAGAATTGGAAAGAGTTCGTTCAGCTTACAGTAAGGGTGAAATGTTAACGGGAGAAATTAAACAATTGGCCATAGACGTAAgtttattgcaaaataataatacaaaatcagtaatttattaaaaaagtatttgtttaaagGTTATCACCCCGTTAGTGGAACAGCACCAAGCCGCTCGTAAACTCATTACCGATAAAATGTTACAAGATTTCATGAAAATTCGTCCCTTGAAATTTGGTggctgtaaaatttaaaatgtttttactttttaaattaaaatattaaatttgtttataaaattcacTCAAACGTTTGTACTTTTCTAACAAAGAAGAAGggatttctttattaattaattcaacgggatttaagattaaaaatagatcatttttaattgtttgtttgaaattacTAACAGAGTGTTGAATATATGGaccatattttgttatttactaTCGCATTTTCTGTACAGGACTGTAGACCTGTAGATGTTTCAAACACCAGCTTCTCTAATAACACCAATTcttcatataaaaaatgttcaaattattgttttatatataacaagtaggaaagtatagtcgggcatggccgaccatataataccctacaccatgagtatatttttaaaatttttactttttataaagaaacttttatgttgaatattattccaaaatatttgagcaatttattgataaaaaattaaaatttctaaatgaggctttgtataggtcaaatatgggccgatcctcggtaaatttgggaaaaggatatatttttaaataacagttagttttgttgagtttcattgcgatacaaatggttacaagtcaattttagacgtttaagacattttttgaaggggacctatccttacgaaaatctgcagtgtcatttatacttatataaaacttatctgtgccaatttttagagagataatagaatatttgacgtaattatggcataaaaagttgaaatcaggaggtacggttgtatgggggctaggtgaaataatggaccggattcaaccattttcaataggcttcgtccctgtgccatgcttggtccaaatttcatcaaattttcttgaaaattgcggcctgtaccttgcgcacaaggtttacatggacagccagccggacggacatgtcttaatcgactcaaaaaatgattctgaatcgatcggtatactttaaggtattggaccaatatttttgtacgttacaaacttcagcacaaacgtataataccctccccactatagtggtgtagggtataaaaagtacaacTTTGAAGTCTCATAACTCTAAAAACAAAAGTGACCAatcattaatatttatgttcCTAGGCATAAAAGATCTAGATCTAgttttatacttatattttaataaattctatttagAATCAAACAATTTGTTAGGATTCAAATATGAAGTTATGTAAAAATAGCAGTAcatattgaaattgtttataacCACTAagagtttttagaaaaaaatctggCAATGGCGTTAAAAGCGATgccatatttatattattaaatccCTATAATTTACATTGCTCAGAAGTGTATGTGTCATCTTTTGCCGTGTAGTATTTATACAACGACACGTTTTGCATTGCCgtctttttttgaagaaattgcaGTGCATTTATTTGTTTGGATTAAATAATTGAATCATTTTGTGGAATATGAGCGATAATCAAGTGGCAGTAACAGAAGGCGTTGAAGCCATAAGTCTTAATCCAAATGAAATCGAAGAGACGGCAACGGGTGTTGAGGTCACGGTTAATGATGAACAAAATGATGTGGTGGATCCATGGAATGTAACTAGTAGTAGTGATACTGGAATCGATTATGATAAATTAATAAGTAATTTGCTTGTAGAAAGAGTGGACGCTGCTTAGTTTTgctaattaattgtttatttttttagaacgCTTTGGTTCCTCTAGAATTGATGATGAAATGATAGCACGTATAGAAAAGATAAGTGGTAAACCTGTTCATCATTTGATACGTCGTGGTATTTTCTTCTCACATCGTGAGTTAAATACCATCTTAACATTGAAGGAACAAGGTAAACCTTTTTATTTGTACACCGGTCGTGGTCCTAGTTCGGGGTCATTGCATTTGGGTCATTTGATACCATTCATAATGACAAAGTAAGTTATTGTTGTTTCATTGTTAATTCGttagtgtttttattaataattttttttaatataactatAGATATCTTCAGGAAACATTTGATGTACCTTTGGTTATTCAAATGTCTGATGACGAAAAGACTTTGTGGAAAGATTTAAAAGTAGAAGCTGCTATAAAATTGGCATACGAAAATGCTAAAGATATAATTGCCATGGGTTTTGATGTAGAaaagacatttatttttaataatttgacaTTTATGGGGTAAGTTAATTGAAGCTACCGTAATCTTAGCATTAATGTTGCAATCACTTTAAATATTCTTTCTATAGCCAATGTCCAGCAATGTATCAAAATGTTATACGTATTCAAAAATGTATTACTTTTAATCAAGTAAAAGGTATTTTCGGTTTTGGTGATTCAGATATAATTGGCAAAATTGGATTTCCTGCAGTGCAGGCTGCTCCAGCTCTTTCAAGCACATTTCCTTTCATATTTGGCGAACGTAAGGTACACTGCCTAATACCTTGTGCGATCGATCAAGATCCCTATTTCCGTATGTGTCGAGATGTGGCGCCACGATTGGGTCATCCCAAATGTACCCTAATTCATTCCACATTCTTCCCTGCATTACAAGGAGCCAAGTCAAAAATGTCTGCTAGTGAACAAAACTCTGCAGTATTTTTAACGGACACAccgaaacaaattaaaaataaaattaataaatatgcattttcTGGTGGTCGTACTACCGTCGAGGAACATAGAGCATTGGGTGGTAATCCAGATATTGATGTGGCATATCAATTGCTAAAATTCTTTTTGGAAGATGATGCTGAATTAGAGAGAGTTCGTTTAGCCTACAGCAAGGGTGAAATGTTAACTGGAGAATTAAAGAAATTAGCTATTGAggtaagttaaaagaaaaaaattaataaaatcttaGGATGTATTAACATTTTCATTGCAGACTGTTACCCCGATTGTGGAGCAACATCAAACCGCTCGTAAATTAGTAACCGATGAAAAATTGCAAGAGTTTATGAAAATTCGTCCCTTGAAATTCGGTGGCTGTTAAGATAATCATATATTTATTCAGAATATCATTAAAAACGTACATATGTTTAAACAgatatttgcttttgtattaaattctaagatcACATTTACATTTAACTTAATATAATTCATTTCCTATGTATGTTTGGTTTAAGTAATAACTTATAAACGCTTTCctatacaataaataataatattattttacataataaaaCAACTTAGTGGTTGGTTAatgattttgtgaaaatattagattttttatttaaattatttaacattattataaaagtaaatGAAGCTATTCACATAAACTTACATACTAAAAATTAAAGTGGTATATTCGTAGAAAAAGTCACATCGGAATAAATGAatacagaaaatataataaggaaacatttaaatatatttttcttgtacAAAGAATATAAAAGAAACAGGCATCACAGAAATAATCCatcaaacatttcattttaagtaATGTCCGATACTATAAGTTTAGCGTATGGCTTGAGCCATATGCAAAGGTGTAACCATAAGTGTCAGTTCAGCATCTTTAAGATTGGCTCCTCTCAGGTTTGCTTCCTGCAAATCACTGCCAGATAAGTTACAACGTTCCAAGTCAGCGCCAGCCAATACTGCAGCCCGCAGATTGCAATTTTTCATATTAGCATTTTTAAGATTGGCTACTCGAAGGTTTACTCCAGCCATATTAGAGCTTTCTAA
This genomic window contains:
- the LOC111680946 gene encoding tryptophan--tRNA ligase, cytoplasmic-like — protein: MSDNQVAVTEGVEAISLNPNEIEETATGVEVTVNDEQNDVVDPWNVTSSSDTGIDYDKLIKRFGSSRIDDEMIARIEKISGKPVHHLIRRGIFFSHRELNTILTLKEQGKPFYLYTGRGPSSGSLHLGHLIPFIMTKYLQETFDVPLVIQMSDDEKTLWKDLKVEAAIKLAYENAKDIIAMGFDVEKTFIFNNLTFMGQCPAMYQNVIRIQKCITFNQVKGIFGFGDSDIIGKIGFPAVQAAPALSSTFPFIFGERKVHCLIPCAIDQDPYFRMCRDVAPRLGHPKCTLIHSTFFPALQGAKSKMSASEQNSAVFLTDTPKQIKNKINKYAFSGGRTTVEEHRALGGNPDIDVAYQLLKFFLEDDAELERVRLAYSKGEMLTGELKKLAIETVTPIVEQHQTARKLVTDEKLQEFMKIRPLKFGGC
- the LOC111680973 gene encoding tryptophan--tRNA ligase, cytoplasmic-like, which translates into the protein MSINLIAETKGIEALNIKPNEIEETATGVEVTVNDEQHDVVDPWNVASNSATGIDYDKLIKRFGSSRIDDELIKRIEKISGKPVHHLIRRGIFFSHRELNTILTLKEQGKPFYLYTGRGPSSESLHLGHLIPFIMTKYLQDTFDVPLVIQMSDDEKTLWKDLKIEDAIKLAHENAKDIIAMGFDVEKTFIFNDLTFMGQCPAMYQNVIRIQKCVTFNQVKGIFGFEDSDLIGKIGFPAVQAAPALSNTFPFIFGHSKVHCLVPCAIDQDPYFRMCRDVAPRLGYPKCALIHSSFFPALQGAKSKMSASEENSAVFLTDTPKQIKNKINKYAFSGGRTTVEEHRSLGGNPDIDVSYQLLKFFMEDDEELERVRSAYSKGEMLTGEIKQLAIDVITPLVEQHQAARKLITDKMLQDFMKIRPLKFGGCKI